The Hypomesus transpacificus isolate Combined female chromosome 2, fHypTra1, whole genome shotgun sequence genome window below encodes:
- the LOC124477698 gene encoding elongation of very long chain fatty acids protein 4-like, giving the protein MEIVTHLINDTIEFYKWGLTIADKRVEKWPLMDSPLPTLAISSSYLLFLWLGPKYMRNREPLQLKKTLIAYNFSMVFFNFFICKELFMAARAASYSYICQPVNYSDDPNEVRIAAALWWYFVSKGVEYLDTVFFILRKKFNQVSFLHVYHHCTMFTLWWIGIKWVAGGQSFFGAHMNAAIHVLMYLYYGLASCGPKIQKFLWWKKYLTIIQMIQFHVTIGHTALSLYMDCDFPHWMHYALICYAVTFIVLFGNFYYQTYRRLPRRDRDSSKAAKALANGAINGLSKVANVAQMAGKVDEKLEKQENGRRKRKGRAKRD; this is encoded by the exons ATGGAGATTGTCACACATCTCATAAATGACACCATTGAATTCTACAAATGGGGCCTAACCATAGCAG ACAAGCGGGTAGAAAAATGGCCGCTTATGGACTCTCCTCTGCCCACGCTGGCAATCAGTTCATCCTATCTGCTCTTCCTGTGGTTGGGGCCCAAATACATGAGGAACCGCGAGCCTTTGCAGCTCAAGAAGACCCTCATTGCCTACAACTTCAGCATGGTCTTCTTTAACTTCTTCATCTGTAAAGAG CTCTTCATGGCAGCACGGGCAGCCAGCTACAGTTACATCTGTCAGCCAGTAAACTATTCAGACGACCCCAACGAAGTCAGG ATAGCAGCGGCGCTGTGGTGGTACTTTGTGTCTAAGGGGGTGGAGTACCTGGACACAGTGTTCTTCATCCTCAGAAAGAAGTTCAACCAGGTCAGCTTCCTACATGTTTACCATCACTGCACCATGTTTACCCTCTGGTGGATTGGTATCAAGTGGGTTGCAGGAGGGCAGT CATTCTTTGGGGCACACATGAATGCCGCCATCCACGTGCTGATGTACCTGTATTACGGTCTTGCCTCGTGTGGGCCGAAGATCCAGAAGTTTCTGTGGTGGAAGAAGTACCTCACCATTATCCAGATG ATCCAATTCCACGTAACTATTGGACACACGGCCCTGTCTCTCTACATGGACTGTGACTTCCCCCACTGGATGCATTACGCCCTCATCTGCTATGCCGTCACCTTTATTGTCCTCTTTGGAAACTTTTACTACCAGACCTACCGCCGGCTGCCTCGTCGCGACCGTGACAGCTCCAAGGCTGCCAAGGCCCTTGCTAATGGGGCTATTAACGGGCTGAGCAAGGTGGCCAATGTAGCGCAGATGGCAGGCAAGGTGGATGAGAAGCTGGAGAAACAAGAGaacgggaggaggaagaggaaagggagggccAAGCGTGActag